The following proteins are co-located in the Bacteroidota bacterium genome:
- a CDS encoding UvrD-helicase domain-containing protein, with amino-acid sequence MSQLKIYKASAGSGKTFRLTGEYLKLLFEKNGEYYSNNRFQHILAVTFTNKATAEMKRRIIEELSHLARGEKSPYLDDLISLTGETPAHIQKKANFILNSILHTYSRFSVGTIDSFFQKILRSFIRELGLPAGFDIELDSQKVLEESVDRLLFNLEENKQLKNWLTNFAEDKIEDGRSWNFRNDLLSLGKEVFTEDFQSLDNDTLSKLSNEDGQLLSRYVAMLQKVRHDFENDLQQTGSEGLKIIADAGLKIEDFKGGTRSFIKHFQYLKEKKKFEPTPTTIKSADDLEQWYKKDSPKKDIIIGAYHAGLGKKLIDAINYYREHNPFYVSALEILKFIHTLGILSDIDREMHSYCNDQNIFMLNEAAGLLRNIIDESDTPFLYEKTGSFYQHFMIDEFQDTSNIQWVDFKPLIANSLSDGHDNLVVGDVKQAIYRWRNGDWELLANQINDDFPPQQIISLPLSTNWRSRRNIVGFNNICFKYSASILEDQFQEHCNSSDNHKDDLVHFEGMIGKAYSDLEQQVPSRDNQNGGYVNITFLEDSKENSWEEEVLKRLPKLIEQLQDQGYNLKDIAILVRKKDEGQKVVNTLLEYKNSVDLQSKYRYDVVSNESLFLKSSSGVNLLVAVLRYFNTPDDYLNRAFLLNEYCSYIKVGDISDHSEIFNASERESILKQTLPAEFWAEELSLRHRSLFEQVERIIALFRLNEHTDELPFIQAFEDEVLNFVKRYSGNAHAFLEWWDENAGSKTVPVSENQDAIRILTIHKSKGLEFKVVIVPFCNWMIDNDPRKTNIIWCHPHAEPFDQIPVLPLKYSSKLAESIFYKDYFEEQMHAYIDNLNLMYVAFTRPEDMLFVFSKKPKEKDKAKEDKTDVDTTGSLLFESFGEISGSEGPDANILKWNGETGILEAGSFFSKPGTTNKSEEGQHSDILLTAYPSVEISGRLKLKLHSDSYFEWNGTQNTKINYGKLMHEVFQHIITTKDIDNTLKNMVFEGKLSVTESNGLKIKIDSLFTDPLVKSWFDGQWKVKTEADILLKNDGFDEQGPILWKEQKKMIRRPDRVLIKDKEAVVIDYKFGDLEKSSYLNQIRQYAAYLAQMGYSPVKAYIWYVNRNKVVAA; translated from the coding sequence ATGTCTCAACTAAAAATATACAAAGCTTCTGCAGGTTCAGGAAAAACGTTTAGATTGACCGGCGAATACCTCAAATTATTATTTGAGAAAAATGGGGAATATTATTCCAACAACCGTTTCCAGCACATACTGGCAGTAACCTTCACCAATAAGGCGACTGCCGAAATGAAACGGAGAATTATTGAAGAACTTTCCCATCTGGCCAGGGGGGAGAAATCTCCTTATCTTGACGATCTGATCAGTCTTACCGGCGAAACTCCCGCTCATATTCAAAAAAAAGCGAACTTCATCCTCAATAGCATTCTGCATACTTATTCCAGATTTTCGGTAGGCACCATTGACAGCTTTTTTCAGAAGATTCTAAGGTCATTTATACGGGAACTGGGACTGCCTGCAGGTTTTGATATTGAACTTGACAGCCAGAAAGTGTTGGAGGAAAGTGTGGACAGACTTCTCTTTAACCTGGAGGAAAATAAGCAACTTAAAAATTGGCTGACGAATTTTGCGGAAGATAAAATTGAAGATGGCAGAAGCTGGAACTTTAGGAATGATTTACTTTCCTTGGGAAAAGAAGTATTTACAGAGGATTTTCAATCACTTGATAACGATACCCTAAGTAAGCTGAGCAATGAAGATGGCCAATTGCTAAGCCGTTATGTAGCTATGCTCCAAAAAGTAAGGCATGATTTTGAAAACGACCTGCAGCAAACAGGCAGTGAGGGCTTAAAAATAATAGCCGATGCCGGACTTAAGATAGAAGATTTTAAAGGAGGGACAAGAAGTTTTATTAAACACTTTCAATATCTGAAAGAGAAAAAGAAGTTTGAACCTACACCAACTACAATTAAATCTGCTGATGATCTGGAACAGTGGTATAAAAAGGATTCTCCCAAAAAGGATATAATTATCGGCGCTTATCATGCAGGTCTTGGTAAAAAACTTATTGATGCCATAAATTATTACAGGGAACATAATCCTTTTTATGTCTCTGCTCTGGAGATTTTGAAATTCATCCACACCCTGGGGATACTTTCTGATATAGACCGGGAAATGCACTCATATTGCAACGATCAGAATATTTTTATGCTGAATGAGGCGGCAGGATTACTTCGCAACATTATAGATGAAAGTGATACCCCTTTCCTATACGAAAAGACAGGAAGTTTTTATCAGCATTTTATGATTGATGAATTTCAGGATACTTCCAACATTCAGTGGGTAGACTTTAAACCGCTCATTGCCAATAGTCTGTCCGACGGGCACGATAATTTAGTGGTGGGTGACGTAAAACAGGCTATTTATCGCTGGCGAAACGGTGACTGGGAACTATTGGCCAACCAGATCAATGATGATTTTCCGCCACAGCAGATTATATCCCTGCCATTAAGTACCAACTGGCGCAGTCGCAGGAACATAGTCGGTTTCAATAATATCTGCTTCAAATATTCGGCCTCCATTCTAGAAGACCAATTTCAGGAACACTGCAATTCTTCTGACAATCACAAGGACGACCTTGTTCATTTTGAAGGTATGATTGGAAAAGCTTATTCAGACCTTGAGCAACAGGTTCCTTCGCGCGACAATCAAAATGGAGGATACGTAAATATTACTTTTTTAGAAGATTCTAAAGAAAACTCCTGGGAAGAAGAAGTGTTAAAACGCCTGCCAAAACTGATCGAACAACTTCAGGATCAGGGATACAATTTGAAAGATATTGCCATACTGGTAAGGAAAAAAGACGAAGGGCAAAAAGTTGTCAATACCCTGCTGGAATATAAGAATTCTGTTGATCTTCAGTCAAAATATAGATATGATGTCGTTTCTAATGAGTCTTTATTTCTGAAAAGCTCATCAGGAGTGAATCTTCTGGTTGCTGTGCTCAGATATTTCAATACTCCTGATGATTACCTGAATCGAGCCTTTCTACTGAATGAATATTGCAGTTATATAAAAGTAGGGGATATCTCTGATCATTCTGAAATTTTTAATGCATCAGAAAGGGAATCCATTCTGAAACAGACTCTTCCAGCTGAATTTTGGGCTGAAGAATTATCCCTCAGGCACAGGTCATTATTTGAGCAGGTTGAGCGAATTATTGCTTTGTTTAGATTAAATGAGCATACTGACGAACTTCCTTTCATCCAGGCATTTGAGGATGAAGTACTGAATTTTGTAAAGCGCTATTCTGGTAATGCTCATGCTTTTCTTGAATGGTGGGACGAAAATGCCGGTTCAAAAACTGTACCTGTTTCTGAAAACCAGGATGCAATCCGCATTTTAACTATCCATAAATCAAAAGGGCTTGAGTTTAAGGTTGTAATTGTTCCTTTTTGTAACTGGATGATTGACAATGACCCGAGAAAAACCAATATCATCTGGTGCCATCCTCATGCAGAGCCTTTTGATCAAATTCCCGTATTGCCTTTAAAGTATTCATCTAAGCTGGCTGAAAGTATTTTTTATAAGGATTATTTTGAAGAACAGATGCATGCTTACATAGATAATTTGAATCTGATGTATGTTGCGTTTACCCGTCCCGAAGATATGCTTTTTGTTTTCTCAAAGAAACCCAAGGAAAAAGATAAGGCTAAAGAAGATAAAACTGACGTGGATACCACGGGAAGTTTATTGTTTGAATCCTTTGGTGAAATTTCCGGTTCTGAAGGTCCGGATGCCAATATCCTAAAATGGAACGGGGAAACAGGTATTTTGGAGGCCGGCAGCTTCTTTTCAAAACCTGGAACAACAAATAAATCAGAGGAAGGACAACATAGCGATATCCTTCTAACGGCCTATCCTTCTGTTGAAATCAGCGGCAGACTTAAGTTAAAGCTACATTCTGACAGCTATTTTGAATGGAATGGAACGCAAAACACAAAAATCAACTATGGAAAGTTGATGCATGAAGTATTTCAGCATATTATCACCACAAAGGATATTGACAACACCTTGAAAAATATGGTGTTTGAGGGTAAACTTTCTGTAACTGAAAGCAATGGTTTGAAGATAAAAATCGATTCCCTTTTTACTGATCCATTGGTTAAAAGTTGGTTTGACGGACAATGGAAGGTAAAAACCGAAGCAGATATCTTATTGAAGAATGATGGATTTGATGAACAAGGGCCAATCCTGTGGAAAGAGCAAAAGAAAATGATTAGACGTCCCGACAGGGTTCTAATTAAAGACAAGGAGGCTGTTGTAATTGACTACAAATTCGGGGATTTGGAAAAAAGTTCATACCTCAATCAGATCAGGCAATATGCAGCTTACCTGGCCCAGATGGGATACAGTCCGGTAAAGGCATATATCTGGTACGTAAACAGGAATAAAGTTGTAGCCGCATGA
- a CDS encoding TIGR01212 family radical SAM protein (This family includes YhcC from E. coli K-12, an uncharacterized radical SAM protein.), with translation MKHPWQQNKRYNSYSEYLKQTFGEKIQKLAVNAGFTCPNRDGTVGRGGCSYCNNEAFNPSYCDPSKSVNQQIEEGKAFHLKRNRRASKYLAYFQAYSNTYAPLSRLKGIYDQAMSVPGIVGLVVGTRPDCVDAEKLDYFQRLAENKYVMIEYGIESGYDKTLQRINRGHSFAQSVKAIEETAKRGIKTGAHLIFGLPGETREEMLNEAALFSSLPLDIIKFHQLQIVKNTAMAIEYAQNPGMFNLFSLDDYLEFMVSFVEQLNPDIVIERIAGEVPPRFLAVHPWKGVVYDQILQRFELLLEEHNTWQGRLVQ, from the coding sequence ATGAAACACCCCTGGCAGCAAAATAAACGGTATAATTCCTATTCGGAATATCTAAAACAGACCTTTGGCGAGAAAATACAAAAATTGGCCGTAAATGCAGGTTTTACCTGCCCTAACCGAGATGGAACTGTCGGCCGGGGCGGTTGTTCCTATTGCAACAATGAAGCTTTCAATCCCTCCTATTGTGATCCCTCAAAGTCAGTAAACCAGCAAATTGAGGAAGGCAAAGCTTTTCACCTGAAAAGGAACCGCAGGGCTTCAAAATATCTGGCTTATTTTCAAGCTTATTCCAATACTTATGCACCTTTATCGAGGTTGAAAGGAATATACGACCAGGCAATGTCTGTTCCCGGTATTGTGGGCCTGGTGGTAGGTACCCGCCCTGATTGTGTTGACGCCGAAAAACTCGACTATTTTCAGAGGCTGGCGGAAAATAAATATGTCATGATTGAATATGGCATAGAATCGGGCTACGACAAAACCCTGCAAAGGATCAACCGCGGGCACAGCTTTGCCCAATCAGTCAAAGCCATTGAAGAAACTGCAAAAAGAGGGATTAAAACCGGCGCCCATCTGATTTTTGGCCTGCCTGGCGAAACTCGCGAAGAGATGTTGAATGAAGCAGCCCTTTTTTCTTCCCTTCCATTGGATATTATTAAATTTCACCAGTTGCAGATTGTCAAAAATACTGCAATGGCAATTGAATATGCCCAAAATCCCGGGATGTTCAACCTCTTCAGTCTGGATGATTATTTGGAATTTATGGTATCCTTTGTGGAACAACTTAATCCGGATATTGTGATAGAACGTATTGCCGGTGAGGTACCGCCCCGCTTTCTTGCCGTTCATCCCTGGAAAGGTGTTGTTTATGACCAGATTCTGCAACGCTTTGAATTACTTCTTGAAGAACACAACACCTGGCAAGGTAGATTAGTTCAATAA
- a CDS encoding HAMP domain-containing methyl-accepting chemotaxis protein, whose amino-acid sequence MNRLLIYSLIMVAMFPLCSWILKYFFKNSFCYRIVIVSVVNTILIAISALLAAEGVYQLYWAIPIWIALLCISCYSLLKTVKDPLEILVQKIEQLSNGDISVNFEVKQNDEIGRIGKALRNHIAKLDEVILNIHDTTESMVNASSDLSNNSQLMSQGASEQASSTEELSSSMEEMLSNIQQNTENSKRSEKIASSVVEELKLTSRAFEESLKSIKEISEKITIINDISFQTNILSLNAAVEAARAGEHGKGFAVVAGEVRKLAEHSKTAADEIQKLSSESINNTEHFTNLFNKIIPDIYETTKLVQEIATASAEQNAGSNQINNAIQQLNQVTQQNAASSEEMATHSEQMESQARQLEEMVSFFKLKKGNKPLAFSSPSKKMPKVSYENLVKKNKQTVDTTIFSKEREKYKDVNINLSKNDHLDKDYERF is encoded by the coding sequence ATGAACAGACTACTAATCTATTCTCTCATCATGGTTGCCATGTTTCCATTATGCAGCTGGATACTAAAGTATTTTTTTAAAAATTCTTTTTGTTACAGAATTGTAATTGTTTCAGTAGTTAATACCATTCTTATAGCCATTTCTGCCTTGCTGGCCGCCGAAGGAGTTTATCAATTATATTGGGCCATTCCTATTTGGATTGCCCTCCTCTGTATCAGCTGCTATTCCTTATTAAAAACGGTAAAGGATCCACTGGAAATCCTGGTTCAAAAAATTGAGCAACTGAGCAATGGGGATATAAGTGTGAATTTTGAAGTAAAACAGAATGACGAAATAGGAAGAATTGGAAAAGCGCTGCGCAATCATATAGCAAAACTCGACGAAGTGATTTTAAATATTCATGATACCACGGAAAGCATGGTAAATGCCAGCAGTGATCTAAGTAATAATTCCCAGCTCATGTCCCAGGGGGCTTCGGAGCAGGCATCCTCCACCGAAGAATTATCTTCTTCCATGGAAGAAATGTTGTCTAATATTCAGCAAAATACTGAAAATTCAAAAAGATCCGAAAAAATTGCCAGTTCCGTTGTGGAAGAGCTTAAATTAACCAGCCGGGCTTTTGAAGAAAGCTTGAAATCCATTAAAGAGATCTCAGAAAAAATCACCATCATCAACGATATTTCCTTTCAGACCAATATTCTTTCCCTCAATGCAGCAGTTGAAGCTGCCAGGGCCGGGGAACATGGAAAAGGATTTGCAGTAGTTGCCGGGGAAGTCAGAAAACTGGCGGAACACAGTAAAACAGCCGCTGACGAAATTCAAAAACTTTCCTCTGAAAGCATCAATAATACTGAGCATTTTACCAATTTATTCAATAAAATCATACCTGACATTTATGAAACCACAAAATTGGTTCAGGAAATAGCAACGGCCAGCGCCGAACAAAATGCAGGAAGCAACCAAATCAACAATGCCATTCAACAACTCAACCAGGTTACCCAGCAAAATGCAGCCTCTTCCGAAGAAATGGCAACTCATTCCGAACAAATGGAATCCCAAGCCAGACAATTGGAGGAAATGGTCTCATTCTTTAAATTAAAAAAAGGGAATAAACCTTTAGCCTTTTCTTCTCCATCTAAAAAAATGCCCAAAGTCTCCTATGAGAATTTAGTTAAAAAGAATAAACAAACGGTTGATACAACAATTTTTTCAAAGGAAAGAGAAAAATATAAAGACGTTAATATCAATCTTTCAAAAAATGACCATCTGGATAAAGATTATGAAAGGTTCTGA